AGTGCTGTTTCTTGCTTCATACCAAGTAACATCGCGGCTACAATTGTTGCACCTGAGCGGCTTATTCCAGGAATTAGTGCGCAAGCTTGTGCTAATCCGACGATGATTGCATCTTTCATAGAAAGATCGCCATCATTTTTACGTCCACGCAAGTTTCTAATAATCCAGAGGCCGACAGCGGTAATAAGAAGGGAAATCCCAACCATTTTCACACCTTTTAAGTACTGGTCGATGTAATCTTTAAATAAAACACCAATAACACCTGCTGGAATAGTCGCAATAACAAGATAAATAATAAAGAAGAAATCTGATTTTGCATCTTCTGCTCTTGTAAATATATAAGATAGACCATTCTTTGTTAGACGAATTAAATCATTTCTATAAATAAGTAATACAGCTAATAATGAAGCTGAATTAACAAGTAGTTCGAAGCTAAACCCTTCTATTTTTAGTTCTAGCAAACGCTGTGCTAAAACGAGGTGACCGCTTGAAGAAATCGGAATCGGTTCTGTTAGTCCTTGGAACAGACCAAGAATTAAATATTTTAAAATGTAGTAAATTTGTTCCATAATAACCTCCTTGTTTAATAGTCGAAAGAAACAACTTGTCCATTATAACAAAGATACAGATGAATATTGAGAAGAAATAAATATTCGAAATATAATAAAAATCCCTTATAAAAGTATAAGGGATTTTTATTATTAATGAGAAACTACTGTTTCTTCAAGACTTTTCGTTAATTGAACATCGACTTTCTCAGCATCATGAATGTGATTCATAATAGTAGTATTTAACTTTTGGAACATTTGTTGTGTATTAGCGAATTCTCGTAATATATCATCATTGCAAGACTTTTGGTTTTCAATAGCTTTAATAACATTTGTAGCACCGTTTTGTAATGTTTGAATCATTATTAAAATATTTTCGATTCTAGCGTTTGTATCGGCACTCATTTCTACACCTTCATCGACTAAATGTAAATTATCTTTTGTATTATCGTATGCTTTCTCAATTTCTTCTTGAATTTTTTTCGTTAAGTTGCCGATGTTTTTTGTACTTTCCGCTGTACTTTCTGCTAGTTTTCTTACTTCATTAGCAACGACAGCGAATCCTTTACCGTGCTCTCCAGCACGCGCGGCTTCAATACTTGCATTTAAAGCAAGTAAATTTGTTTGGGCTGCAATGTTTTGAATGACTTCTACAATTTGCTCGATTTCTTTTGAGCGTTCACTTAAATGATTCATACTGTTAGACGTACGCTGAGATTGTTCACCTAATTTGTTAATTACAATAAGTAAACGGTGAACAGATTCTTTACCTTCATTAGAACAGTCAATAATTTCTTCAATAGATTGAATTAAGCTTTGTTCTTTTTGTAACATTTCGTTATTCAATTCATTGGAATGTGTTGTACGCGTTGAAACATTTTCGAAACATGAGTTTAATTGTTGAACTAAATTTTGAAGTGTATGGTGCTGGCTGTTTACAAGTTTATGTTCTTGAACAACGTTTTGTACACGATCGTGGATAGAAGAAATAGTCTCTTGTTGTTCGATATCCTTTTGTTTTAATTCTGCTTCTAGTTCTTGTATACGACTTTCTAATTGATCAATTTTATGTTGGAGTGATTTCTTTTGAGTAAACATATATTTATTTCAACCGCCTTTAGAAGTTATATTTTCTCTATATTTGGATTTTAGCATCTTTTATAATTTTTAAATATAGGAATTGTTAAATATTTAAGAATCTATTACATTTTATGCATAATTCCCTTTTTTTCGTCATGAAAAATAAACTGTATTTAATGATATTGTAAACAAACTGTAAAATAAATCATGTATAACTGTATAAGAAGGGAGTCGGATTATGAACTATTTTAAGCGAATCAGTAGTCTAGTATTAGCAGGGATTATAGGTCTTTCTAGTACAGTCGCTGTTAAAGCAGAGTCAAACGACGAGAAACTTAACAACATGCAACAGCAATTGCAGCAAAACGATGCAGAAATGCAAAAGAAAGAGCAAGAGAAGCAAGCTGTTAGTAAAGAAATTCAAGGTATCGAAAACGAACTACATAATTTAAATAATACAATTGCAAAAAATAAAGAGGATCAAGCTGCTATTCAACGTAAAATCGATGAAACACATAAGCAGATTGAGCAAAAAAAGAACGAAATTGTCGTTTTAGAGGATAAAGTCCTAGCTCGTAAAGATATTATGAGAAAACGTATGGTTTCTGTTCAAAACAGTTCAAATACGAGTTTAGTAGTAGAAGTTGTAGTAGAGTCAAAGAACTTTGCAGACTTCTTACAACGTATGAACGCAGTTTCTACTATTTTAGAAGCTGATAAAGAAATTTTACGTCTACAAGAACAAGATCTTCGTCAAATTGAAGAAGATAAGAAAACAATTGATGAAAAAGAAGCATCTTTAGTAGTAGACAAACAAAAATTAGCAAAAGCACAAGCTGATTTGCAAGATAACTTGAAAAAACGTCAAGCTAACTTACAAACAGTTCAAGCTAAATATAATCAGGTTGCAAGCCAACTTAATTTAGCAGCAGAAGAAAAAGCTAAAATTGAGTCAAATATGAAGGCAGTGCAAGAAACAATTGCTCGTGAGCAAGAAGCAGCAAGAATTGCAGCAGAAGAGCGTGCGAAAGCAGAAGCAGCTGCAAAGGCTGAGCAAGAGGAGTTAGCAAAAGCAAAGGCAGCGGTAGCTAAGCAAAAAGAGGAACAGGTAGCTAAGTCGGCAGAGCCTGTAGCAAAAAATACATCACCAGAGTCTAAGCCTGACACGAAACCAGCTAAAGGTGGAAAAGAATTTTATGTAACAGCAACAGCTTATACAGCTGACCCATCTGAAAATGGCTATAAACCGGGTGAAACTGTAAAATCCAAGTTAGGACATAATTTAACTGCAAATCCAAACATGAAATTAATTGCTGTAGATCCAGCTGTTATACCTTTAGGCTCTACTGTATATGTAGATGGATATGGAACAGCGATTGCTGGAGATACTGGTAGTGCAATAAAAGGGCATATAATTGATTTATTAATGCCAAATTCAGCTCAAGCAAATGAATGGGGCAGAAGAACAGTTAAAGTTACAATCTTAAATTAAACAGAAATCCAACTTTACAATACGTAAAGTTGGATTTTTTTATGAAAATAATGTTAAGTTGAGTTTACATTTTGTTAAGGTTAGCATACAATATAAATGAGAGGTGGTAAATTTGACCATTTTAAATAGAGTGAAGGAATTAAGAGCTCGGTTTAATTTTTCGCAAAGTGTATTAGCAGAAAAGGTTGGAGTGACGAGACAAACGATTGCTGCAATTGAAAAAGGGGATTATGTTCCTTCATTATTATTAGCGCTTATGATTTGCGATGTATTTCAGTTAAAGATGGAAGATGTGTTTGTTTTAAATAAGGAGGGGAAAGAGGATGAATAGACTTGTATTTTCCTATATGTTGAATGTACTTTTAATGGTATTAGCAGGTTGGGCATTTATTGAGTTGTATTATTTTACTATCGAAGTTGCTAATTTTATTCAAACGAAGAGGGTACCATTTGAAGTGACGGTGAGTTTAATGCCACTAGGATTACTTTTAATATTTGGTATTGTATCGACTGTTCTTTATAAAATTCAAAAGAAAAAATATAAAGAGCTATCATATTGGATGTTTCCACTATTATTCCCTCAAGAAGACGAGCGGGAAAGGGCAATTACAGAAAAGGCTTGTCGTACTACATTTATGTCACTATGGTACGTGTTGCCTTGTGCGGTTGGTTTTTTAACGCTTTCTCCAATTGCTAATCTATATATTCCTGCATATCCAATATATATTGCATTTAGTATTTTCTTTATTCAAATGACAATTTTCCACGTATCCTTATATCGAAATAAAATCGCTTGAAAAAAACCTTCTTGCATCGGCAAGAAGGTTTCTTTTTAGCTTATACTTGTACATATAGCAATATTATCTTATCATTTTATATAGAGTAAGATTTTGTATGGGAAAGGAATTGTATATGAATAAGCAAAGAATTTATAGTATAGTAGCAATCCTTCTATTTGTTGTAGGTGGTGTGTTAATCGGAAAGCCATTTTATGATGGATATCAGGCTGAAAAGAAACAGACTGAAAATGTGCAGGCTGTTCAAAAGATGGATTATGAAAAACATGAGACGGAATTTGTAGATGCTTCGAAAATTAATCAGCCAGACTTGGCAGAAGTGGCGAATGCATCATTAGATAAGAAACAAGTAATTGGTCGTATTTCGATCCCGAGTGTTTCATTAGAACTTCCTGTTTTAAAATCTTCTACTGAGAAAAATCTATTATCTGGTGCAGCAACAGTAAAAGAAAATCAAGTAATGGGAAAAGGGAACTATGCATTAGCAGGACATAATATGTCTAAAAAAGGTGTTTTATTTAGTGATGTAGCCTCTTTAAAAAAAGGTGACAAAATTTATTTGTATGATAATGAAAACGAATATGAATATGCGGTTACTGGTGTATCTGAAGTAACTCCTGATAAGTGGGAAGTTGTTGAGGATCATGGGAAAGATGAAATAACGCTTATTACATGTGTATCTGTGAAGGATAATTCTAAGCGTTACGTTGTTGCTGGTGATTTAGTAGGAACGAAGGCGAAGAAGTAAAAAAGAAGGTCAACTCTTTAAAGAGTTGACCTTCTTTTTTACTAATGTTGAGAAATAATAGAATATTTTGGTTGGTATTTAAGTATTTCTCTATTTATGTATAATAAAGTTAGAATTCAAGACTTTGGGAGGAACAAGAGTGAAACAACAGGTGAAGAAACTTCTTTTAACAACAAGTGTAGCGTTATTGGTAGTTCCGGTTTCAGCCTATGCGCATCCAGGGCGTACAGATGCTAATGGGGGACATACGTGTCGTACAAATTGTGAAAAATGGGGATTGCAGTACGGGGAATATCATTATCACAATAAACCAGCTTCTAGTAGTGGTGCAACAAGTCCAGCTCCTAGTCAAAATAATAATGGTGCTGTAGAAGCTGAAAGACAAGCAGAAGCGCAGCGTCAAGCTGAAGAAGAGAGACAACGTGTAGCGGAGGAACAAAGAAAGGCAGAGGAAGAGAGACAACGTGTAGCTGAAGAACAAAGAAAAGCAGAAGAGGCACGTAAGCGAGAGGAAGCACAGCGTCAAGCTGATATGGAAAAAGGGCAGCTTGAGGGACAAAAGAGTGGAGAGACTGATTTTAAAGCAGAGAAAAATGATGTGGAATCACATTTAGCTGGAAAATCAGATACATATAAAGAAGCATTCAAAATTGCTTATGCTGCATCTTGGTCTTTAGAAGAGCAGAAGAAAACGCATTTTGAAAAAGGAAAAGAGCAAGGTTTAGCACAAGAGACGATGGAAGATAGTCAAATTGCTCCAGAGTTTAAGCCAAACTTTGCAGAAGGTTTCCAAGTAGGGAATAAAGAAAGAACAGAAAAAATTGAAAAAGAGCAAGCTGAACTAGGGGAAAAGGCAGGTAAAGAACTAGCTGGAAAGAACCCTGGAAATAGAGAGAAAGATGTGTACGTGAAGGCGTATGAAACAGCTTATGAAAAGGGTTATAAGTCTACAAAAAAAGCAGTAGAAAAGACTGGCTATAAGTATGCATTTGAAAACTATGATTTGAAAGTTCCTGCTAAGTATGAAAAAAATGAATCGTTAAAGAAATGGTTTATTGAAGGATTTAAATCAAATAAAAAAGCAGCAGAAATTAGAGAAGAAGGATATAAAAAAGGAGACAGTTGGCTTGCATTCTTCTATAAGAATTTTGTGCCAAGTGAATATAAAGAACATAAAGAGCTGTACGAACAAGCGATAGAAAAAGGTAAGAATGCATAAAAAAGATGAGGGATTTCCCCTCATCTTTTTTTAATCCATCCATTTCACTAATTTTTTAGAAATTAATAATAAAACACAACCTAATACAATTGCTACAGCTCCGATTACGGTAAATACTTCAGCATATCCAAGTGAAGTTGTGAAGCTTGCAAGTTGTCCGCCTAAAATGTTGGCGATTCCTGAGCTTGCTAACCATACTCCCATTAATAAAGAAGCAAGTTTTACTGGGGCAAGAGCACTAACCATTGAAAGTCCAACAGGTGATAGGAATAGCTCACCTAACGTGTGGAAAAGATACGTAAAGACGATAAATAGTAAGTTTGCTTTTTCTGTAATGTTATGTTCATCACTACCAGTTTTTAATGTAGCGATAACGAGAATGATATAACCGATACCGAGCAAGATCATACCAAGTCCCATTTTTGTTGGGATTTTTAAATCCCCACGCTTGCGAGTTGCAAGTTTTGCCCATAATGCTGAAATGACTGGAGCAAGTAAAATAATAAATAATGGATTGACCGATTGGAACCAAGATGTTGGAACTTCCCATCCGAACACAGAGCGGTCTACAAATTTGTTTGTATATAATGTTAATGAGCTACCAGCTTGTTCAAAGCCAGCCCAGAAGAAGACAACGAAGCATGTTAAAATGACGATAACTGCAGTACGTTGTTTTTCTTTTTTTGTTAACGGTGTATCTCCTACTGATGGTTGTCCAGCAGCTGCTTGCAAATCGCGAGTTGGTTTTTTACCGATATCACCAAGGAAGCGATTTGATAGTGTTGTAAATAAAATTTGTCCAATAATCATTCCGATTGAAGCGGCTAAGAAACCGTAACGGAATCCGTAATGTACAACGCCATTAACTGTTGTTTTGAATAAATTTTCTGATAAAAATCCGCAAACGAGTGGAGCTAAAAATGATCCGACGTTAATACCCATATAGAAAATAGTAAATGCACTATCACGTTTTGGATCGTTCTCTTCGTATAATTCCCCAACCAGTGTAGAGATGTTCGGTTTGAAGAATCCGTTACCGATAATAATAAGCGCTAATCCGAGGTATAGGCCGACTTGGTTTTGCAAGGCAAATAGTGTAAGGTTACCGATTGCCATTGTTATACCACCAATTGTGATCGCTTTTCGTCTACCTAGGAACCGGTCTGTTAAGTATCCACCAATCATTGGTGTGAAATAACAGGCTCCAGTATAAAATCCGTAAATGGAGAGTGCCCATGCAGGACTAAACCCAAGACCACCACTTACTAAAGCTGTCGTTAAATATAATGTTAATAATCCTCGTAATCCATAGTAACTAAATCTTTCCCACATTTCTGTAAAGAAGAGTAAGTATAAACCTGGAGGATGTTTCTTTTTTCTTTGTTGTTCTCTTTCTAGTTGTATCGCTGATTCCATGTTATTTTCCTCCTGACACAAACAAAAACAAAGTTAATAATTTTGTATATTTAATATTTTACCTTATTAACTATTATAAGTCAATAAAGGTTGATTTTTCAGAAGAAATTGGAAAAGAGATATAGCTATAGAATGAGTGTTTCTTTTATGTTAGACTATGGACTATGTTTTCTTTGTAAAGAAGCGGTTTATTGCACTTTTTTATATGTGAAATGGATTTCATGAAAGGTGAAATTAAAGAAGGAGAAAGAAATGAAATTGTTACAGAAAAAAGAAATTTTACTTATTAGTCTTATGTTATTCTCGATGTTCTTTGGAGCGGGGAATCTTATATTTCCACCTTTCCTTGGGTATGAAGCAGGAGAACATGTGTGGATTTCATTAGTAGGGTTTATTATATCAGCAACAGGTCTTCCGATATTGGGAGTTATTGCGATTGCAAAAGCAGGAAGTTTTCAAGCGCTAGCGGGTAGGGTTCATTCTTCATTCGCCATTATTTTTCCGTGTATCGTGTATGTATTCATTGGACCAGGACTTGGTATACCACGTGCAGGAAGTTTAGCTTTTGAAATGGGGCCAGGTCAATTCTTCCCAGAAGCGGGAAGCGTAGTTTTATTATGTTATACGGTTATTTTCTTTAGTATTGTGTACTGGTTAAGTTTATCGCCATCTAAATTAATGGGGTTGTTCGGAAAGGTTTTAACACCATTATTATTAGCTATGATTGGCCTTATCTTTATAAAGAGCATGTTTACATCGGTAGGTAATGTAAAAGAGGCTGCTGGAAACTATGGACAAGCTCCTATGTTCCAAGGGTTTTTAGATGGGTATTTAACGATGGATGCATTAGCAGCTTTAATTTTCGGGATTGTTATTGCAAATGCTCTTCGTGCAAAAGGTATTGAAGATGATAAAGGGTTAGCGAAATATATGAGTATTGCTGGAATTGGAGCAGGACTATTATTATCTATTATTTATGTCATACTTGGATATGTTGGTTCAATGAGTGGATCATTAGGGACATTTGATAATGGAGCGAAAGTGTTAGCGCAAGTGATGACTACATTATTTGGACAAGGCGGAGTCGTTTTATTAGGTCTTATTTTTACGATTGCGTGCTTATGTGTTTCAATTGGACTTGTTACATCTTGTAGTCAATTTTTCGTAAGTGCATTTCCGAAAGTGGCGTATAAAGTTTGGGCATTTATATTAAGTTGTATTAGTATGATTTTAGCTAATTTAGGATTAACACAAATTTTAAAAGTATCAGTACCGATTCTTGGATTTATTTATCCAGTTGCATTAACGCTTATTATTTTAGGGTTATTCCATAAGTATATTGGAAAGTATGCATACGTATATGCAGTAACTGTTGGGATTGTAGCAGTATTTAGTGCAATCGATATTTTCAATAAAAATGTGATGATGAATCAGTGGACATCAGTATTGAAATACATTCCGTTTTATGCAGAAGGTGTTGGATGGATTGTTCCAGCTATTATAGGTGTTTGTATTGGTGTTATAGTGAGTAGTGTTTTCAATAAGAAGAAATAAGTAAGAGGTGTTTTCCTATTTTGGAGAACGCCTTTCTTTTTTTTGGAAAAATGGTATTGAAAATGAATAGACTAAGAGTATGATAAAGATAATTGGTAATATATAGGTTTCGAATGAACGGTGAGGGGGGAGTGTATGAAGGAAGATTTAAATAAGAAAATAGAAGCGCTCGAAACGGCAATTGAAACGATGCAAGAGGCACTTTTTGAATTGAAAGCAAAACAAAAAGAAATAGAAGTAGAAAATGCCCAGCAACATGTTAGTAAGGAAAAGAAAGAACATATTGAAACGGTAACGGAAGAAAAAAGAAAAGAAGAAGTAGTTACAATAAAAGAGCCTGTGCAAGAACTTGAGGTAAAACAAGTAGATATATCTGCTTTTAAACGAGAATCATTTAATATTATTCAGTTTTGCCAAACGTGGTTGCCACGTATATTTGTCGGTATTATGTTACTTGGAGTAATCTGGTTATTTAAAGCAGGGGTAGATGCTGGATTATTAACGCCAGCAATACGAATTGTGTTCGGTATTGTCCTATCAATTGTTTTTTATTATATAGGGGATATTCAAATTAAACGAGAGCGGCAAGCGTTAGGATTAGTATTAGCAGGAGGAAGTATAACGGGTATAGTTTTAACGACATTTGCGGCACATTATTTATATGGCTTTATTCCAGCAAGTGTTGCATTTGTATGTAATATTGCATGGGTCATTTTAGGTATTTATGTAGCGAAGAGGTATCAATCGGAATATCTTACTATTTTCGTAGCAGTAGGAGCTTTCTTCGTGCCATTCTTATTAAATAG
This Bacillus paramycoides DNA region includes the following protein-coding sequences:
- a CDS encoding undecaprenyl-diphosphate phosphatase, which produces MEQIYYILKYLILGLFQGLTEPIPISSSGHLVLAQRLLELKIEGFSFELLVNSASLLAVLLIYRNDLIRLTKNGLSYIFTRAEDAKSDFFFIIYLVIATIPAGVIGVLFKDYIDQYLKGVKMVGISLLITAVGLWIIRNLRGRKNDGDLSMKDAIIVGLAQACALIPGISRSGATIVAAMLLGMKQETALRFSFLLYIPVSLGGLLLSITDIAKDPNLDTLFVPYVVAFIATFIMTYISLKWFMNIMAKGNLKYFSFYCIIVGVLTLIFL
- a CDS encoding 3D domain-containing protein, which translates into the protein MNYFKRISSLVLAGIIGLSSTVAVKAESNDEKLNNMQQQLQQNDAEMQKKEQEKQAVSKEIQGIENELHNLNNTIAKNKEDQAAIQRKIDETHKQIEQKKNEIVVLEDKVLARKDIMRKRMVSVQNSSNTSLVVEVVVESKNFADFLQRMNAVSTILEADKEILRLQEQDLRQIEEDKKTIDEKEASLVVDKQKLAKAQADLQDNLKKRQANLQTVQAKYNQVASQLNLAAEEKAKIESNMKAVQETIAREQEAARIAAEERAKAEAAAKAEQEELAKAKAAVAKQKEEQVAKSAEPVAKNTSPESKPDTKPAKGGKEFYVTATAYTADPSENGYKPGETVKSKLGHNLTANPNMKLIAVDPAVIPLGSTVYVDGYGTAIAGDTGSAIKGHIIDLLMPNSAQANEWGRRTVKVTILN
- a CDS encoding helix-turn-helix transcriptional regulator, with amino-acid sequence MTILNRVKELRARFNFSQSVLAEKVGVTRQTIAAIEKGDYVPSLLLALMICDVFQLKMEDVFVLNKEGKEDE
- a CDS encoding DUF2178 domain-containing protein; translation: MNRLVFSYMLNVLLMVLAGWAFIELYYFTIEVANFIQTKRVPFEVTVSLMPLGLLLIFGIVSTVLYKIQKKKYKELSYWMFPLLFPQEDERERAITEKACRTTFMSLWYVLPCAVGFLTLSPIANLYIPAYPIYIAFSIFFIQMTIFHVSLYRNKIA
- a CDS encoding class A sortase, producing MNKQRIYSIVAILLFVVGGVLIGKPFYDGYQAEKKQTENVQAVQKMDYEKHETEFVDASKINQPDLAEVANASLDKKQVIGRISIPSVSLELPVLKSSTEKNLLSGAATVKENQVMGKGNYALAGHNMSKKGVLFSDVASLKKGDKIYLYDNENEYEYAVTGVSEVTPDKWEVVEDHGKDEITLITCVSVKDNSKRYVVAGDLVGTKAKK
- a CDS encoding YHYH domain-containing protein, which gives rise to MKQQVKKLLLTTSVALLVVPVSAYAHPGRTDANGGHTCRTNCEKWGLQYGEYHYHNKPASSSGATSPAPSQNNNGAVEAERQAEAQRQAEEERQRVAEEQRKAEEERQRVAEEQRKAEEARKREEAQRQADMEKGQLEGQKSGETDFKAEKNDVESHLAGKSDTYKEAFKIAYAASWSLEEQKKTHFEKGKEQGLAQETMEDSQIAPEFKPNFAEGFQVGNKERTEKIEKEQAELGEKAGKELAGKNPGNREKDVYVKAYETAYEKGYKSTKKAVEKTGYKYAFENYDLKVPAKYEKNESLKKWFIEGFKSNKKAAEIREEGYKKGDSWLAFFYKNFVPSEYKEHKELYEQAIEKGKNA
- a CDS encoding peptide MFS transporter, whose protein sequence is MESAIQLEREQQRKKKHPPGLYLLFFTEMWERFSYYGLRGLLTLYLTTALVSGGLGFSPAWALSIYGFYTGACYFTPMIGGYLTDRFLGRRKAITIGGITMAIGNLTLFALQNQVGLYLGLALIIIGNGFFKPNISTLVGELYEENDPKRDSAFTIFYMGINVGSFLAPLVCGFLSENLFKTTVNGVVHYGFRYGFLAASIGMIIGQILFTTLSNRFLGDIGKKPTRDLQAAAGQPSVGDTPLTKKEKQRTAVIVILTCFVVFFWAGFEQAGSSLTLYTNKFVDRSVFGWEVPTSWFQSVNPLFIILLAPVISALWAKLATRKRGDLKIPTKMGLGMILLGIGYIILVIATLKTGSDEHNITEKANLLFIVFTYLFHTLGELFLSPVGLSMVSALAPVKLASLLMGVWLASSGIANILGGQLASFTTSLGYAEVFTVIGAVAIVLGCVLLLISKKLVKWMD
- the brnQ1 gene encoding branched-chain amino acid transport system II carrier protein BrnQ1, translating into MKLLQKKEILLISLMLFSMFFGAGNLIFPPFLGYEAGEHVWISLVGFIISATGLPILGVIAIAKAGSFQALAGRVHSSFAIIFPCIVYVFIGPGLGIPRAGSLAFEMGPGQFFPEAGSVVLLCYTVIFFSIVYWLSLSPSKLMGLFGKVLTPLLLAMIGLIFIKSMFTSVGNVKEAAGNYGQAPMFQGFLDGYLTMDALAALIFGIVIANALRAKGIEDDKGLAKYMSIAGIGAGLLLSIIYVILGYVGSMSGSLGTFDNGAKVLAQVMTTLFGQGGVVLLGLIFTIACLCVSIGLVTSCSQFFVSAFPKVAYKVWAFILSCISMILANLGLTQILKVSVPILGFIYPVALTLIILGLFHKYIGKYAYVYAVTVGIVAVFSAIDIFNKNVMMNQWTSVLKYIPFYAEGVGWIVPAIIGVCIGVIVSSVFNKKK